A portion of the Salminus brasiliensis chromosome 9, fSalBra1.hap2, whole genome shotgun sequence genome contains these proteins:
- the cacybp gene encoding calcyclin-binding protein: MDLGEQIFGLETDLKELTRLLELCGTKRAYDVLSQEKIKIEKELCQKRLQTEQQTKRETGNKADTNAKGYTVKISNYGWDQSDKFVKIYITLKGVHKIPESVEVNFMERSFSVLVKDLDGKNHELTISNLLCPIAIDESSKKLKTDMVLVMCKKKTAKKWECLTQVEKQTKCKDKSSFDENADPGEGLMNMLKKIYSEGDDEMKRTINKAWAESQEKKTRGDDFDF; encoded by the exons ATGGACCTCGGTGAACAG ATTTTTGGCCTTGAGACCGACTTGAAAGAACTAACTCGTCTTCTGGAGCTGTGTGGAACCAAACGTGCCTATGACGTTCTTTCCCAGGAAAAGATAAAGATAGAGAAGGAGCTATGTCAGAAACGGCTCCAAACAGAACAACAGACAAAGAGGGAAACTGGAAATAAGGCAGACACTAATGCGAAGGGATATACAGTTAAAATAAGTAACTATG gGTGGGATCAATCTGACAAATTTGTAAAAATCTACATCACACTCAAAGGTGTACATAAAATTCCTGAAAGTGTTGAGGTCAACTTTATGGAAAG gTCCTTCAGTGTGCTTGTTAAAGATTTGGATGGGAAGAACCATGAGTTGACCATTAGCAACCTCTTGTGCCCCATTGCAATAGATGAGAGCAGTAAAAAG TTGAAAACGGACATGGTACTTGTCATGTGCAAGAAGAAGACAGCAAAGAAATGGGAGTGCTTGACACAAGTGGAGAAACAAACTAAATGCAAAGA CAAATCGAGCTTTGATGAGAATGCAGATCCTGGAGAGGGACTGATGAACATGCTGAAGAAGATTTATTCTGAGGGTGATGACGAAATGAAGCGCACAATCAACAAAGCCTGGGCTGAGTCTCAGGAGAAGAAAACCAGAGGAGATGACTTTGACTTCTGA
- the plk3 gene encoding serine/threonine-protein kinase PLK3, whose amino-acid sequence MDATSFTSAQRRSCQMMNPDLFRASPDRSQAALSSKPNRSSANKCEQTKTELAQVVVDPKSGKSYTKGKLLGKGGFARCYEMTDLSNNKMYAVKVIPQSRVSKPHQREKITNEIELHKSLQHKHVVKFSHHFEDQDNIYIFLELCSRKSLAHIWKARHTLTDPEVRYYLRQIISGLKYLHNKGILHRDLKLGNFFVNENMELRLGDFGLAAKLETVEQRKKTICGTPNYLAPEVLNRQGHGTESDVWSLGCVMYTLLCGNPPFETLDLKETYKCIKEVRYSLPPSLSPAAQKLISAILQKNPSDRLTLDQILVHEYFSKGFTPDKLPPSSCVMVPELSPPSPAKKFFTKMAKSLFGKKKSKVEKSPSEDKEDISKLVSGMVKHSISRQISYKTVGMNEATSPVGQLASSGPLDTPGEEESRKSAPCSFKGTVASSTEACEDILTPAAVAEAVKKVLNSCLSSMPAVSSASRNPPCLDKPKPFVWVTKWVDYSNKYGFGYQLSNQNVGVLFNEGTHLSLCDQRRTVHYCLTNNKHFTFQVDSLPEPLQRQKHIVELMAKYMEQNLMEGGDLGCEEQLPLTMCPLLLQWIKTEHALVMLFNNGSIQVNFYADHTKVILCKLSDSYLLTYISRERMSNSYLLNVLSEHGCSSELRHRLHYVVQLLQHYASV is encoded by the exons ATGGACGCGACCAGTTTTACCTCGGCACAGCGTCGTTCGTGTCAAATGATGAATCCGGATTTGTTCAGAGCGTCTCCGGACCGCTCCCAGGCAGCCCTGTCGTCTAAACCAAACCGGAGTTCTGCTAACAAATGCGAGCAGACGAAGACTGAGCTGGCGCAGGTTGTGGTCGACCCGAAAAGTGGAAAATCTTACACCAAGGGAAAGCTTTTGGGGAAG ggTGGATTCGCACGTTGCTATGAAATGACCGACCTTTCAAACAACAAGATGTATGCTGTGAAGGTTATACCACAAAGCAGAGTGTCAAAGCCACATCAGAGAGAAAAG ATAACTAATGAGATAGAACTTCACAAGAGCCTCCAGCACAAGCATGTGGTGAAGTTTTCCCATCATTTTGAGGACCAAGACAACATCTATATCTTTCTAGAGCTCTGCAGCAGGAAG TCTTTGGCACATATTTGGAAAGCCCGGCACACCCTGACTGATCCTGAAGTGCGGTACTACCTCAGACAAATCATATCTGGCCTCAAATACCTCCACAACAAAGGCATCCTCCACAGAGACCTTAAACTCG GTAATTTCTTTGTAAATGAGAATATGGAATTGAGATTAGGAGACTTTGGACTAGCTGCAAAGTTGGAAACTGTTGAGCAACGAAAGAA AACCATTTGTGGAACACCAAACTACCTGGCACCAGAAGTTTTGAACCGGCAAGGCCATGGGACTGAGTCAGATGTTTGGTCACTGGGTTGTGTAAT GTACACACTCTTGTGTGGGAACCCACCGTTTGAAACCTTAGACTTGAAAGAGACTTACAAGTGTATCAAGGAAGTGAGATACAGTCTCCCACCTTCACTTTCACCAGCAGCACAGAAGTTAATCTCTGCAATTCTGCAGAAAAACCCCAGTGACCGCCTTACTCTAGACCAAATTCTGGTCCATGAGTACTTCAGCAAG GGCTTCACACCAGACAAACTTCCCCCAAGCTCCTGTGTGATGGTGCCTGAACTCAGCCCCCCCAGTCCTGCCAAGAAGTTCTTCACCAAAATGGCCAAGAGCCTGTTTggcaaaaagaaatcaaaag TAGAGAAGAGCCCTAGCGAAGACAAGGAAGACATTTCAAAGCTTGTATCTGGCATGGTAAAGCACTCAATCAGTCGGCAGATCAGCTACAAGACAGTGGGTATGAATGAG GCTACCTCTCCTGTGGGTCAGCTGGCCAGCTCTGGACCTCTGGACACACCAGGTGAAGAAGAATCCAGGAAATCGGCTCCCTGCTCTTTCAAAGGCACAGTGGCCAGCAGCACTGAGG CATGTGAAGACATCCTGACCCCAGCAGCTGTGGCCGAGGCGGTCAAGAAGGTTCTTAACAGTTGCTTGTCTTCCATGCCAGCAG TATCTTCAGCATCAAGAAACCCGCCATGTCTtgataaacctaaacctttcgTGTGGGTGACCAAGTGGGTGGACTACTCCAACAAATACGGTTTTGGATATCAACTTTCCAATCAGAATGTCGGTGTCCTCTTCAATGAAGGCACTCACCTGAGTCTGTGTGACCAGCGCAG GACCGTGCATTACTGTTTGACCAACAATAAACACTTCACCTTTCAAGTTGATTCATTACCCGAACCACTTCAGAGGCAAAAACACATAGTGGAGCTCATGGCCAAATACATGGAGCAGAATCTTATGGAG GGTGGAGATCTGGGCTGTGAGGAGCAGTTGCCTCTTACCATGTGTCCTCTTCTCCTGCAGTGGATAAAAACTGAACATGCTTTAGTCATGCTCTTCAACAATGGTTCAATACAG GTGAACTTTTATGCTGACCACACAAAGGTCATCTTGTGCAAGTTGTCAGACTCCTACCTTCTGACATACATTAGCCGGGAGCGCATGTCCAATTCCTATCTTCTGAATGTGCTCAGTGAACATGGCTGCTCATCAGAGCTGCGCCATCGGCTCCATTATGTTGTGCAGTTGCTGCAGCACTATGCGAGCGTGTGA